Proteins from one Ricinus communis isolate WT05 ecotype wild-type chromosome 9, ASM1957865v1, whole genome shotgun sequence genomic window:
- the LOC8278725 gene encoding isoleucine--tRNA ligase, chloroplastic/mitochondrial, whose protein sequence is MSFFKSLAFCPGEATTAIAMFHSSSSRALTRRSCSPSLRNVTAVDVFYYRGSSSTKVLSFLNTNRYCTYSSDEFGTSSKRRSRGPVMAAKKSSDGEKQEEGKYKHTVDLPKTTFSMRANALTREPELQKLWDDNQVFKRVVDKNDGGNFILHDGPPYANGDLHIGHAMNKILKDVINRYKILQNYKVHFVPGWDCHGLPIELKVLQSLDQGAREDLTPSKLRAKAAKFAKATVKTQMASFKRYGVWADWDNPYLTLDPDYEAAQIEVFGQMALQGYIYRGRKPVHWSPSSHTALAEAELEYPEGHVSKSIYAIFRVASAPPTSRLLLEEFFPDLFLAIWTTTPWTVPANAAVAVNSKLQYAVVEVQSLEDASTSPGNKKRRFGNVLREQKKLFLIVASDLMPTLEAKWSVKLVIKKTLSGSDLENCRYIHPIDNRECPVVIGGDYITTESGTGLVHTAPGHGQEDYITGMKYGLPVLSPVDDGGKFTEEAAPFSGLDVLGEGNVAVVKYLDEQMSIVMEESYEHKYPYDWRTKKPTIFRATEQWFASVEGFRQAAMDAIGHVKWIPPQAEKRISTMTSSRSDWCISRQRTWGVPIPVFYHVQSREPLMNAETIDHIKSIVAQKGSDAWWYMTVENLLPDTYRDRASEYERGTDTMDVWFDSGSSWAAVLGRRSGLNYPADLYLEGSDQHRGWFQSSLLTSIATKGKAPYSSVITHGFVLDEKGFKMSKSLGNVVDPRTVIEGGKSAGGAPAYGADVLRLWVSSVDYTGDVMIGPQILRQMSDIYRKLRGTLRYLLGNLHDWKADDAVSYDDLPMIDKHALYQLENVVKNIRESYENYQFFKIFQIIQRFVIVDLSNFYFDVAKDRLYVGGTTTFTRKSCQTVLAAHLLSIVKVVAPILPHLAEDVWQNLPFPHVLEDGSVAKFVFESKWPASNEKWLSFPIEEIDFWGKILELRTEVNKVLEAARMGKLIGSSLEAKVYLYASDARLASKFHEICAASNDADPLHRIFITSQVEVIELLNEKLIETIPHAGEFLIEGGNRVWIGVSRAEGMKCERCWNYTADVGSFVEHPTLCGRCYRIVAMQPEPAVAAIS, encoded by the exons ATGTCTTTCTTTAAATCTTTGGCTTTCTGTCCTGGCGAAGCCACAACTGCCATTGCCATGTTTCACTCTTCCTCCTCTAGG GCCTTAACGCGAAGAAGTTGTTCACCATCTCTTAGAAATGTTACTGCAGTAGACGTATTTTACTACAGAGGAAGCTCTTCTACTAAAGttttatctttcttgaatACAAATCGCTATTGTACATACTCTAGTGACGAATTCGGTACTTCTTCAAAGCGAAGATCTCGAGGACCTGTAATGGCAGCTAAAAAATCATCTGATG gggaaaagcaagaagaagGAAAGTACAAGCACACAGTTGATTTGCCTAAGACAACATTTAGTATGAGAGCTAATGCTTTGACTAGAGAACCTGAGCTGCAAAAGTTATGGGATGATAATCAGGTTTTTAAGAGAGTTGTCGATAAAAATGATGGG GGAAATTTTATTCTTCATGATGGTCCTCCATATGCTAATGGTGACCTACACATTGGCCATGCCATGAATAAGATTTTGAAGGATGTGATTAACCGTTATAAG ATTCTTCAAAATTACAAAGTCCACTTTGTGCCTGGTTGGGATTGTCATGGCCTGCCAATTGAATTGAAAG TTCTGCAATCATTGGATCAGGGCGCTAGAGAGGATCTGACACCATCAAAATTACGAGCAAAGGCAGCCAAATTTGCCAAAGCAACTGTCAAAACTCAGATGGCGTCATTTAAG CGATATGGAGTTTGGGCAGACTGGGACAATCCTTACCTAACTCTGGATCCAGATTATGAAGCTGCCCAG ATTGAAGTGTTTGGCCAGATGGCCCTTCAAGGATATATCTATAGGGGCAGAAAGCCAGTTCACTGGAGTCCTTCATCTCATACGGCTCTTGCAGAGGCTGAATTGGAG TATCCTGAGGGGCATGTTTCAAAAAGCATATATGCCATATTTAGAGTTGCAAGTGCACCTCCTACTTCGCGTCTGTTGTTAGAAGAATTCTTTCCAGATTTGTTCTTGGCCATATGGACCACAACTCCCTGGACTGTTCCAGCCAATGCTG CTGTCGCAGTCAATTCCAAGCTTCAATATGCTGTAGTTGAAGTGCAATCTTTGGAAGATGCTTCTACATCCCCCGGAAATAAAAAACGACGGTTTGGCAATGTACTGAGGGAGCAAAAGAAGCTTTTTCTTATAGTAGCATCTGATCTGATGCCAACACTAGAAGCAAAGTGGTCTGTTAAGCTTGTGATCAAGAAAACCCTGTCTGGGTCAGATCTTGAAAACTGCAg GTATATTCATCCAATAGATAACAGAGAATGCCCAGTTGTCATTGGAGGAGATTATATTACAACAGAATCGGGAACTGGACTCGTACATACTGCTCCTGGTCATGGTCAGGAGGATTATATAACTGGCATGAAATATGGACTGCCTGTACTTTCCCCTGTTGATGATGGTGGGAAATTCACTGAAGAAGCTGCACCTTTTAGTGGGCTTGATGTACTTGGGGAGGGTAACGTTGCTGTAGTGAAATACCTGGATGAACAAATGTCCATTGTCATGGAAGAATCATATG AGCACAAGTATCCATATGATTGGCGAACTAAGAAACCTACTATATTTAGAGCCACTGAGCAATGGTTTGCATCAGTAGAAGGTTTTCGTCAAGCTGCTATGGATGCGATTGGCCATGTAAAGTGGATTCCACCTCAG GcggaaaaaagaatttctacaaTGACCTCAAGTCGGTCAGACTGGTGCATATCAAGGCAAAGGACGTGGGGTGTCCCTATTCCAGTCTTTTATCACGTGCAATCAAGGGAACCCCTTATGAATGCAGAGACTATTGATCATATCAAGT CTATAGTAGCCCAAAAGGGTAGTGATGCATGGTGGTACATGACAGTGGAGAACCTACTACCAGACACATATCGTGACAGAGCATCAGAATATGAAAGAGGCACAGATACAATGGATGTCTGGTTTGATTCAG GTTCTTCATGGGCTGCTGTATTGGGAAGAAGGAGCGGCCTTAATTATCCTGCAGATCTGTATCTTGAAGGTTCAGATCAACATCGCGGGTGGTTTCAAAGCTCTTTATTAACAAGTATAGCAACAAAAG GAAAGGCCCCATATTCCAGTGTCATAACCCATGGATTTGTGTTGGATGAGAAGGGTTTTAAGATGAGCAAATCTTTGGGTAATGTTGTAGATCCCCGCACTGTAATTGAAGGAGGAAAAAGTGCAGGG GGAGCACCAGCGTATGGGGCTGATGTCCTACGACTCTGGGTTTCTAGTGTGGATTATACTGGTGATGTCATGATTGGTCCTCAAATCCTTCGGCAAATGTCTGACATCTATAGGAAGCTTCGAGGAACATTGAGATATCTCTTGGGAAATCTTCATGATTGGAAA GCTGATGATGCAGTCTCATATGATGATCTCCCCATGATTGATAAGCATGCATTGTATCAGCTGGAAAATGTTGTAAAGAATATAAGAGAGAGCTATGAAAACtatcaatttttcaaaatattccAG ATCATACAACGGTTTGTTATTGTTGACCTATcaaatttctattttgatgTTGCTAAAGATCGACTCTATGTTGG GGGTACAACAACGTTTACAAGAAAAAGCTGTCAAACAGTTCTTGCTGCGCACCTCCTTTCTATTGTAAAGGTTGTTGCTCCAATATTGCCTCATCTGGCTGAGGATGTTTGGCAGAATCTTCCTTTTCCGCATGTGCTTGAGGATGGTTCTGTTGCCAAGTTTGTTTTTGAATCAAAATGGCCTGCTTCGAATGAAAAATGGCTTTCTTTTCCTATCGAAGAAATTGATTTCTGGGGAAAGATTCTCGAG CTGAGAACTGAGGTGAATAAAGTTCTGGAAGCTGCTCGTATGGGGAAGTTAATTGGTTCTAGTTTAGAAGCTAAGGTATATCTGTATGCATCTGATGCCAGATTGGCTTCAAAATTCCATGAGATTTGTGCAGCAAGCAATGATGCAGATCCACTACATCGCATATTCATCACATCTCAG GTGGAAGTTATTGAACTTTTGAATGAGAAGCTGATTGAGACTATACCACACGCTGGAGAGTTTCTCATTGAAGGAGGCAATAGAGTTTGGATTGGGGTGTCACGAGCAGAGGGAATGAAATGTGAGAGATGCTGGAATTACACAGCGGATGTTGGATCCTTCGTGGAACACCCAACACTTTGTGGCCGGTGTTACAGAATAGTTGCCATGCAACCAGAACCTGCAGTTGCAGCAATTAGTTAA
- the LOC8278726 gene encoding translocase of chloroplast 159, chloroplastic yields the protein MASNPHVSLSTTRAGSFPIRAPVTLDDSSDFESDGHDKTDNSDTTSIIYNGSESEEYVSGEEFESASEKLFIADTDEENHEQIGFFYEVTNFRPLVANADEESLGISVDDEESGVTEEYDPIVDSDIPSSPKVMPIAQLSMDDDEFEELMCVEGMVRSELEDNSFSGIVKVPSIGLLDRIDSAPRVRVSDIQKDKEAVLFLQEDSSVMNDSQLLALRDNEDLLGKLVGADIGVLSSENDKLAVKDGCHVILTEAYVRPLLENKVVLEENSEMNEDVTHDMDDSVSVELVDKYGHFVPEAHVDSLVDSSVLEKNLKLDDDPRHFVEEKLPCENSQQEKIALNGGDWGNEKSMGNDFVNHAFEQCGTSVQKEQIGEVANVCDDPHGSELDQVGNILLELEEMKVDGIVLLKEQITKMVNSSNNQKMLLEPQILKVEAADFNNKDKSVSLEKDSDTEKLEDKTGQETSTVYQSLGPEDVIPVVSVDTAFEMNEIQTVDLLGNGDMPEMFESDILELQSNAKSFGILDEKKTDSEKIEMEKSLLSNEEIEDLNKHIINELKTSFFSSHQAAEDFHNDLQKIDEQAVPEADQELETDEKREEKKLFNPATLPALLNAAARAELVKSAATSELDRGRNRVTAADGSRVFSLKHPAGSNSSFDTKAHASQSDMAKDAVNDDVSQEERKIFEKLQHIRVKFLRLVHRLGLSPEDSTVVQVLHRLVLAAGLHVRHKFCNEFAKRMAMQLEAEGKDDLDFCLNILVIGKTGVGKSATVNSIFGEKKVMIDAFDPATTKVKEIFGTIDGVRIRILDTPGLRTSVKEEATNRKILESIKKLTKQFPPDVVLYVDRLDTHRGDLNDLSLLASISNILTASIWRNAIVTLTHAAAPPPEESSGSPLSFEMFVAQRSHVIQQAISQAVGDPHLMHPSMMHPVSLVENHPSCQKDGRGESVLPNGQIWRSQLLLLCYALKILSEASPKTKPRNQFQKLPLPNFLTYLLQSRPHSKLTAKQDGDDIDSGVELLALSDSDGDDYDQLPLFNPLKKSQVDKLSEEQRKAYIKEYDYRVKLLQKKQWKEEVKRLKELKKKGKDHKTYHGYSEEAVDQENGGPATVEVPMPDFFIPPSFDSDSPSYRYRMLKHTSQLLVRPILESHGWDHDIGYDGIGLERNLVIADQFPGAFAVQITKNKQEFNFHLDSSICAKHAENGSTMAGFDIQAMGKQLAYILRSETKFKNFKLHKTTCGMSITLLGKNISTGLKIEDQIAVGKRLALVGSAGAVRSGSDAAYGANFEVPVKGRVFPPEQDQSTLDLSLMKWRGELGLMANIQSQFSIGRNSKMAIQVGMNNKQTGQIIIKTNSSELQVALISTLPMLISMLRSVCPGGEVRKIQR from the coding sequence ATGGCCTCAAACCCCCACGTCTCTCTTTCAACGACACGAGCAGGTTCTTTTCCTATCCGAGCTCCTGTTACTCTTGATGATTCTTCTGATTTTGAATCCGACGGTCATGATAAAACTGATAATAGTGATACTACtagtattatttataatgGGTCCGAGTCTGAAGAGTATGTTAGTGGTGAGGAGTTTGAAAGTGCTTCAGAGAAGCTTTTTATAGCTGACACAGATGAGGAGAATCATGAACAAATTGGCTTTTTTTATGAAGTCACAAATTTTAGGCCTTTAGTGGCAAACGCGGATGAAGAGAGTTTGGGAATTTCAGTTGACGATGAGGAGAGTGGTGTTACTGAGGAGTATGACCCCATTGTTGATTCTGATATTCCCAGTTCGCCGAAAGTTATGCCTATCGCCCAATTGTCAATGGATGATGATGAGTTTGAGGAGTTGATGTGTGTGGAGGGCATGGTGAGAAGTGAACTCGAAGATAACAGTTTTTCAGGTATTGTTAAGGTGCCTAGTATTGGTCTTCTTGATAGAATCGATAGTGCACCTAGAGTTAGAGTTTCAGATAttcaaaaagataaagaagctGTGTTATTTCTGCAAGAAGATTCTTCTGTTATGAATGACTCCCAGTTGTTAGCTTTGAGAGATAACGAGGATCTTTTGGGTAAACTAGTTGGAGCTGACATTGGTGTTTTGAGCAGCGAAAATGATAAACTTGCAGTGAAGGATGGCTGCCATGTTATTTTAACGGAAGCTTATGTTAGACCTTTGTTGGAGAATAAAGTTGTTTTGGAAGAAAATTCAGAAATGAACGAAGATGTCACGCATGATATGGATGATTCTGTTTCAGTTGAATTGGTTGACAAATATGGGCATTTTGTACCAGAGGCTCATGTTGACTCTTTGGTGGATAGCAGTGTCTTGgagaaaaacttaaaattggATGATGATCCCAGGCATTTTGTTGAAGAGAAGCTGCCATGTGAGAATTCACAGCAGGAAAAGATTGCATTGAACGGTGGAGATTGGGGCAATGAAAAGAGTATGGGGAATGATTTTGTGAATCATGCATTTGAGCAATGTGGTACCAGTGTGCAAAAGGAACAGATCGGCGAAGTAGCTAATGTTTGTGATGATCCCCATGGAAGTGAACTAGACCAGGTTGGTAACATTTTGTTAGAGCTTGAAGAGATGAAGGTTGATGGCATTGTTCTGCTAAAGGAACAGATAACTAAAATGGTTAATAGCTCTAACAACCAGAAAATGTTGCTAGAGCCTCAAATACTGAAAGTGGAAGCTGCAGATTTCAATAACAAGGATAAAAGTGTTTCTCTTGAGAAAGACAGTGACACAGAAAAACTAGAAGATAAAACTGGACAAGAAACTAGTACAGTATATCAATCTCTAGGACCTGAAGATGTCATCCCAGTTGTTTCTGTAGACACTGCTTTTGAGATGAATGAGATTCAGACTGTGGATTTGTTGGGGAATGGTGATATGCCTGAAATGTTTGAAAGTGATATATTGGAATTGCAGAGCAATGCCAAATCCTTTGGCATCTTAGATGAGAAAAAGACTGAttcagaaaaaatagaaatggaAAAAAGTTTGCTTTCTAATGAAGAGATTGAAGATTTGAATAAGCATATCATTAATGAATTGAAGACAAGTTTTTTCTCTTCTCACCAAGCTGCTGAAGATTTCCATAATGATTTACAGAAAATTGATGAGCAGGCTGTTCCGGAGGCAGATCAAGAATTGGAGACTGATGAGAAGCgcgaagaaaagaaattgttcAACCCTGCTACATTGCCTGCTCTTTTGAATGCTGCAGCTCGTGCTGAGTTGGTGAAGTCTGCAGCTACTTCTGAGTTGGATAGAGGCAGGAACAGAGTAACTGCTGCAGATGGTTCTAGAGTATTTTCTCTTAAGCACCCTGCTGGTTCAAATTCCTCATTTGACACTAAAGCACATGCTTCACAATCGGATATGGCCAAGGATGCTGTGAATGACGATGTGAGccaagaagaaagaaagatatttGAAAAGCTACAACACATTAGAGTGAAGTTCTTGAGGCTTGTCCATCGCCTAGGACTTTCTCCTGAAGATTCTACAGTTGTACAAGTGTTACATAGGTTGGTCCTAGCTGCAGGGCTACATGTTAGACACAAATTTTGCAACGAATTTGCCAAGAGAATGGCCATGCAACTTGAAGCAGAGGGAAAAGATGATTTAGACTTCTGTTTGAACATTTTGGTTATTGGGAAAACTGGAGTGGGAAAAAGTGCAACagttaattctatttttggaGAGAAGAAAGTCATGATCGATGCATTTGATCCTGCCACAACTAAGGTTAAGGAGATTTTTGGGACAATAGACGGAGTCAGGATCAGAATTCTTGACACTCCAGGTCTCAGAACCTCTGTTAAGGAAGAAGCTACCAACAGGAAAATATTAGAATCTATAAAGAAGTTAACGAAGCAGTTCCCTCCAGATGTTGTCCTCTATGTTGATCGGCTAGACACCCACAGAGGAGATCTCAATGACTTGTCATTGCTGGCTTCAATCAGTAATATTCTTACTGCATCAATATGGCGAAATGCCATTGTTACTCTGACCCATGCTGCTGCTCCTCCCCCTGAAGAATCGTCAGGTTCTCCCTTAAGTTTTGAGATGTTTGTTGCTCAACGATCCCATGTTATTCAGCAGGCTATCAGCCAAGCAGTTGGTGATCCGCATCTAATGCATCCGAGTATGATGCATCCAGTATCTCTCGTTGAGAATCATCCCTCGTGTCAAAAAGATGGAAGAGGAGAAAGTGTCTTGCCCAACGGGCAAATATGGAGATCCCAATTATTGCTCTTGTGCTACGCACTGAAGATTTTATCTGAAGCAAGTCCTAAGACCAAGCCTCGAAATCAATTTCAGAAACTACCTTTGCCCAACTTTCTGACTTACCTATTGCAGTCTCGGCCTCATTCAAAACTCACTGCTAAGCAGGATGGTGATGATATTGACTCAGGTGTGGAATTGTTAGCTTTATCAGACTCTGATGGAGATGATTATGACCAGCTTCCACTGTTCAATCCTTTGAAGAAATCTCAGGTTGATAAGCTTAGTGAAGAGCAGAGGAAAGCATATATCAAGGAGTATGATTATCGGGTAAAACTCCTTCAAAAGAAGCAGTGGAAAGAGGAGGTGAAAAGATTGAAGGAGCTGAAGAAGAAAGGCAAAGATCACAAAACTTATCATGGCTACAGTGAGGAAGCCGTGGATCAGGAGAATGGAGGTCCAGCAACTGTGGAAGTTCCCATGCCTGATTTTTTCATCCCGCCTTCCTTTGACAGTGACAGTCCTTCTTATAGGTACCGAATGTTGAAGCACACATCGCAACTTCTAGTGAGGCCAATTCTTGAATCGCATGGATGGGATCATGATATCGGATATGATGGCATTGGTCTAGAAAGAAATCTTGTTATTGCTGATCAGTTCCCAGGTGCATTTGCTGTTCAAATCACAAAGAATAAGCAAGAGTTTAACTTTCACTTGGATTCCTCAATTTGTGCAAAGCATGCAGAAAATGGATCAACAATGGCAGGATTTGACATCCAGGCTATGGGAAAGCAGCTTGCATATATTCTGAGAAGTGAAACCAAATTCAAGAATTTCAAGTTACACAAAACAACTTGTGGGATGTCCATTACTCTGTTGGGCAAAAATATTTCTACAGGACTCAAAATTGAGGACCAGATTGCAGTTGGAAAACGTTTGGCTTTGGTAGGAAGTGCTGGTGCCGTGAGGTCTGGAAGTGATGCAGCATATGGTGCCAACTTTGAAGTTCCTGTCAAGGGTAGGGTCTTTCCTCCAGAGCAAGATCAATCCACATTGGATTTGTCTCTAATGAAGTGGAGAGGTGAACTGGGTCTAATGGCAAACATACAGTCTCAGTTCTCCATTGGTCGGAATTCCAAAATGGCTATTCAAGTTGGAATGAACAATAAGCAAACTGGGCAGATTATCATCAAGACTAATAGCTCAGAACTGCAAGTTGCCCTCATCAGTACCCTACCAATGTTAATATCCATGTTAAGAAGTGTCTGCCCTGGTGGTGAAGTTAGAAAAATTCAAAGATGA